Proteins encoded together in one Penicillium digitatum chromosome 1, complete sequence window:
- a CDS encoding Exo-arabinanase, with protein sequence MRIPQVFAFVAAAAAVTIPSSRQSSPASLTNVTIFSPPSDYIVPRTLYPRNEQLPNGDLLATWENYSPEPPAVYFPIYRSNDYGKTWEEISKVHDTVNGYGLRYQPFLYSLPERVGSFEKGTLLLAGSSIPTDLSSTHIDLYASQDDGVNWIFVSHIAAGGEALPNNGLTPVWEPFLLAHNGKLICYYSDQRDNATHGQTIVHQVSTDLKTWGPVVEDVAYPTYTDRPGMPVVTKLPNGQYFYIYEYGSFFGTASYSFPVYYRLSSDPENIASAPGQRLVVSSGTRPTSSPYAVWTPYGGKNGTIIASSGTQSTLFINKALGEGEWTEIASPEEHGYTRSLRVLSEDGGRYLVVHSAGVLSGTNNRVSASVMDLKEVL encoded by the exons ATGAGAATTCCACAGGTTTTTGCTTTTGTGGCAGCCGCAGCTGCGGTGACCATTCCAAGCTCTAGGCAGTCATCTCCTGCCTCCCTCACAAATGTGACCATCTTCTCGCCACCCTCCGACTACATCGTGCCACGAACGCTTTACCCACGGAACGAGCAGCTTCCCAACGGCGACCTTCTTGCCACATGGGAAAACTACTCACCAGAGCCTCCCGCAGTATACTTCCCCATATACCGCTCCAATGACTACGGAAAGACCTGGGAGGAGATCTCCAAGGTCCATGACACTGTCAACGGATATGGCTTGCGTTATCAGCCGTTCCTCTACTCCCTGCCTGAGCGCGTCGGCTCGTTTGAAAAGGGTACTCTACTTCTAGCTGGTAGTAGTATTCCTACTGATTTGTCGTCCACGCACATCGATCTGTATGCGTCGCAGGACGATGGTGTGAATTGGATATTTGTCAGCCATATTGCTGCTGGAGGAGAGGCATTGCCGAACAATGGACTGACTCCTGTATGGGAGCCATTCTTACTCGCCCA TAATGGCAAGTTGATTTGTTATTACTCGGATCAGCGAGATAATGCAACCCACGGACAGACTATAGTTCACCAGGTCTCAACTGATCTAAAGACCTGGGGACCTGTTGTAGAGGATGTCGCCTATCCGACATATACCGACCGACCCGGCATGCCAGTTGTGACCAAG CTCCCGAACGGTCAATACTTCTACATCTATGAATATGGTTCTTTCTTTGGTACTGCAAGCTATTCTTTCCCCGTTTACTACCGTTTGTCGTCCGACCCCGAAAATATCGCCTCCGCCCCGGGCCAGCGTCTGGTTGTTTCGAGTGGTACTCGACCGACATCTTCGCCTTACGCTGTGTGGACACCATACGGTGGTAAAAATGGCACCATTATTGCCAGCTCCGGTACACAGAGTACTTTGTTTATTAATAAAGCTCTTGGTGAAGGGGAGTGGACAGAAATCGCCTCGCCCGAAGAACACGGCTACACGCGGTCTCTACGGGTACTGTCGGAGGATGGGGGTCGATACTTGGTCGTGCATTCCGCGGGAGTGCTATCTGGCACCAATAATCGGGTCTCCGCAAGTGTGATGGATTTGAAAGAGGTATTGTAA